One Cicer arietinum cultivar CDC Frontier isolate Library 1 chromosome 8, Cicar.CDCFrontier_v2.0, whole genome shotgun sequence DNA segment encodes these proteins:
- the LOC101510669 gene encoding uncharacterized protein, protein MEIETNQSIVAKKVWKTIRIILFMLRKVIAKSKVISELNLLVKRGKIAAVKAITNALTLRHYSSAAVSSFVSPHDYDFSCSNSPTVIKFHNKKKNNHHRYHHHQCHDVSTVQKVLEILNDMETSSFSSPSPLVALSGFDKSPIGKKQLRITDSPFPLKEEEGEDYSHVDIAAEEFIKRFYKNLNLQKELASIQSPYHNSWNK, encoded by the coding sequence ATGGAAATTGAAACAAACCAATCAATTGTAGCAAAAAAAGTATGGAAGACAATACGCATCATTTTGTTCATGTTAAGGAAAGTCATAGCCAAGAGCAAAGTGATATCCGAATTAAATCTCTTGGTTAAACGTGGCAAAATTGCGGCGGTCAAAGCCATCACAAACGCTCTCACTCTCCGCCACTACTCCTCGGCCGCCGTCTCATCCTTTGTATCTCCCCATGATTACGACTTTAGTTGTAGCAACAGTCCGACCGTCATTAAATTCCACAACAAAAAGAAGAACAACCACCACCGCTACCACCACCACCAGTGCCACGATGTTTCCACCGTTCAAAAGGTTCTAGAGATTCTCAATGACATGGaaacttcttctttttcttctccttctccGCTAGTGGCATTGTCGGGATTTGACAAAAGCCCTATTGGAAAAAAACAACTTAGAATCACAGATTCGCCGTTTCCTTTAAAGGAAGAGGAAGGAGAAGATTATAGTCACGTGGATATTGCGGCTGAAGAATTTATTAAGAGATTCTATAAGAATCTCAACTTGCAAAAAGAATTGGCTTCTATTCAATCGCCTTACCACAACTCTTGGAACAAATAG
- the LOC101510990 gene encoding golgin candidate 1, whose amino-acid sequence MASWLKVAEDLFEVVDRRAKLVAADTAEEQSDSKSPASNGQGSQGKRTRSKPKAQKGLSSPSTIISDTTKEKSGSPEATLDVAIPSDKVDPVDNNDGSDSISTNQPKEQQPTDATSPILGSSLAKMLASDTSKHDTGDVEVLVNDADVDVTTTANNEPVKENASDIHEVDASSSPRGIKGPIHKPTSTGQITKSGDLDSNQNMDQEKTESVTVADDVAPNSDNTLTDSDIKVEPIVNQKSQEDHKTDISPKKVQDQLEEAQGLLKTTKSTGQSKEARLARVCAGLSSRLQEYKSENAQLEELLTAERELSKSYEANIKQLHKDLSESKKEVTRVESNMAEALTAKNAEIEAVLSSVEAIKRQAALSEGNLASLQANMESMMRNRELTETRMMQALREELASVERRAEEERAAHNATKMAAMEREVELEHRAVESSTALARIQRIADERTSKVTELEQKVALLEVECSSLNQELQDMEARLRREQKKSPEEANQIIQVQAWQEEVERARQGQREAENKLSSLEAELQKIRVEMAAMKRDAEHYSRQEHMELEKRYRELTDLLYYKQTQLETMVSEKAATEFQLEKEIKRLQEAQAETERNRVSRRASSAWEDEAEIKTLEPLPLHQRHLVGASIQWQKAIKLLDSGAVRATRFLWRYPTARVILFFYLVFVHLFLMYLLHRLQVQTDSMAAREVAESMGLSNQNLP is encoded by the exons ATGGCGTCGTGGCTCAAAGTCGCTGAAG ATTTATTTGAAGTTGTTGATCGAAGAGCGAAGTTGGTTGCTGCTGACACAGCTGAAGAACAATCTGATTCTAAGTCTCCAG CTTCAAATGGGCAAGGGTCTCAAGGCAAGAGGACACGATCAAAACCTAAG GCTCAAAAGGGACTGTCCAGCCCATCAACTATAATTAGTGACACTACTAAGGAGAAAAGTGGATCTCCAGAAGCAACATTGGATGTAGCAATTCCAAGCGACAAAGTTGATCCTGTAGACAACAATGATGGGAGCGATTCCATTTCCACAAATCAACCGAAGGAGCAGCAACCTACTGATGCAACGTCGCCCATATTAGGATCTTCATTGGCAAAAATGCTAGCTAGTGATACCAGTAAACACGACACAGGTGATGTGGAAGTCTTGGTAAACGATGCTGACGTTGATGTTACCACTACTGCAAATAATGAGCCTGTCAAAGAGAATGCTTCAGATATTCATGAAGTGGATGCTTCTTCTTCTCCCAGAGGAATTAAAGGCCCCATCCACAAACCCACGAGTACTGGCCAAATTACTAAGTCTGGAGATTTAGACTCCAACCAAAATATGGATCAAGAAAAAACTGAATCTGTGACTGTGGCCGATGATGTAGCTCCAAATAGTGATAATACACTTACAGATTCTGATATAAAAGTTGAACCTATCGTGAATCAGAAGAGCCAAGAGGATCATAAAACTGACATCTCCCCAAAGAAAGTACAGGATCAACTTGAAGAG GCCCAAGGATTGCTCAAAACAACAAAATCTACTGGTCAGTCTAAAGAGGCAAGGTTGGCTCGG GTTTGTGCTGGACTATCATCCCGCCTTCAGGAATACAAATCCGAAAATGCACAGTTAGAAGAACTTCTTACTGCAGAG AGAGAGCTGAGTAAATCATATGAGGCTAATATAAAGCAGCTACACAAGGATTTGTCTGAAAGTAAAAAGGAAGTTACAAGAGTGGAGTCAAATATGGCTGAGGCCTTGACAGCTAAAAATGCTGAAATTGAGGCAGTTTTAAGTTCTGTGGAAGCAATTAAGAGACAGGCTGCGTTATCAGAAGGAAATCTAGCTTCCCTGCAG GCAAACATGGAGTCTATGATGAGAAATCGGGAACTAACAGAGACAAGGATGATGCAG GCTCTAAGAGAGGAGTTAGCATCTGTTGAGCGGAGAGCAGAAGAGGAGCGCGCTGCACATAATGCTACCAAGATG GCTGCTATGGAAAGAGAAGTAGAATTGGAGCATAGAGCAGTTGAGTCATCTACAGCCCTTGCGAGAATACAG AGAATAGCAGATGAAAGGACATCAAAGGTCACAGAACTTGAGCAGAAGGTGGCACTTCTTGAG GTTGAGTGCTCATCTTTAAATCAAGAGCTGCAAGATATGGAAGCCCGTTTGCGCCGGGAACAAAAAAAATCACCAGAAGAGGCCAATCAAATAATTCAG GTTCAGGCATGGCAGGAAGAAGTGGAGCGTGCACGTCAGGGTCAGAGGGAAGCTGAAAACAAGTTATCTTCCTTGgag GCTGAACTGCAAAAAATTAGAGTTGAAATGGCTGCCATGAAGAGGGATGCTGAGCATTATTCACGTCAG GAGCATATGGAGTTAGAGAAACGCTATCGGGAACTGACTGATCTTTTG TACTACAAACAAACACAATTAGAAACCATGGTCAGCGAAAAAGCTGCTACAGAGTTTCAATTGGAGAAGGAAATTAAGCGACTTCAAGAAGCACAG GCAGAGACTGAGAGAAATAGAGTTTCTCGTCGAGCATCATCAGCTTGGGAAGATGAGGCTGAAATAAAAACCCTAGA GCCTCTTCCTTTGCATCAACGTCACTTGGTTGGTGCAAGTATTCAG TGGCAGAAAGCAATTAAACTGCTAGATTCAGGGGCTGTCAGAGCCACAAGATTTCTCTGGCGTTATCCAACAGCTCGAGTTATTCTATTTTTCTACTTG GTGTTTGTACATCTCTTCTTAATGTATCTCTTGCATCGCCTTCAG GTACAAACAGACAGTATGGCTGCTAGAGAAGTTGCAGAATCTATGGGACTTTCTAACCAGAATTTACCATGA